The genomic region TGGTGGCGGCGCTGCGCTTCGGACCGGCGCCGCTGGAGAAGGAGAAGTACGAGTACGCCCGCAACTACAAGACGCTGGTGGAGAAGCAGCTCGCGCGGGTGGACATCACCTGCGCCACGCCCGGCGCCACGGTGACGATGGACGGCCAGACGCTGTTCGTGGCCCCCGGCCGCTACGAGGGACTGGTGCGCCCCGGCGCGCACAGCATCTCCGCGACGATGGCGGGCTTCGTGCCCAGCGACCAGAGCCGCACGCTGCTGCCCGGTGAGACGACGGCGCTGGATTTGAAGCTCTTCACGTCCGACGACCTCATCCGCTACAAGCGCCGCTGGTCCGCCGCGATGCCCTGGCTGGTGATGGGCGCGGGCGTGGCCGTGGCGGGAGGCAGCACCTTCCTGCACCTCCAGTCCCGCGACCACTTCCGAGCCTTCGAGTCCGGCATCACCGAATGCGGAGGCTGCGTACCGCCCGCCGCCGTCGCCGACGAGCGCTCGCAGGGCAACCTGATGCAGACCGGCGCCATCGCCGGGTACGCCGTGGGCGGAGCCGTCATCGTCACCGGCGCGGTGCTCGCCGTCCTCAACCAACCCAAGCCGTACCGCATCGAACCGGGCCAGGAGGCGGTGACCGTGCAGGTCACTCCGCTCCTCGGCGCGGGTTCGGGCGGTGCCGTGGCCACGTTCCGTTTCTAGAGGTCCTCGCATGACACGCGTCTCCCCCTCTTCCATGGCGCGCGCCCTGCTGCTCCTGGCCGCGCCGCTCCTGCTGCTCTCCTCCTGCTTCCAGGCCACCACGGTGGACTGCCCCGCCGGGCTGGTGTGTCCGGACGGCCTGAAGTGCGCCGCGAACCAGGCCACCTGCATCTCCACGGAATGTGGCGACGGCGTCGTCCAGGACCACGAGCAGTGTGACGACGGCAACATCGTGGATGGCGACGGCTGTAGCCGCGACTGCAAATCCACCGAGACCTGCGGCAACGGCGTCGTGGACCAGGTCACGAAGGAGAAGTGCGACGACGGCAACACCCGGGACGGCGACGGCTGCAGCGCGGACTGCAAGTCCAACGAACTGTGCGGCAACGGCGTCACGGACACGGCCGTGGGCGAGAAGTGCGACGACGGCAACAACGCCAGCGGCGACGGCTGCAGCGCGGACTGCCTGTCCAACGAGACGTGCGGCAACGGCTACACCGACCCCACGAAGGGTGAGAAGTGCGACGACGGCAACACCGTCAGCGGCGACGGGTGCAGCGAGGACTGCCGTTCCCAGGAGAGCTGCGGCAACGGCTACGTGGACGTCGCCAAGGGTGAGAAGTGCGACGACGGCAACA from Corallococcus exiguus harbors:
- a CDS encoding peptidase associated/transthyretin-like domain-containing protein, translating into MSRSAFVLSVLLALESVPALAQEPAPRTGTTKTSRGTKKAGAPKTAGTQKKATASKATGKSSGTTKVSGTGSSKRRRKPTASEATPAPSDAPLSESLPMPPPPTPKAVESQQEQASSTLEGSQPGADERPWAKGISKTDQDASLALFGEGNALLKESIFVQAVEKYRQALARWDHPAIHYNLALALMNLDQPVEVHEHLVAALRFGPAPLEKEKYEYARNYKTLVEKQLARVDITCATPGATVTMDGQTLFVAPGRYEGLVRPGAHSISATMAGFVPSDQSRTLLPGETTALDLKLFTSDDLIRYKRRWSAAMPWLVMGAGVAVAGGSTFLHLQSRDHFRAFESGITECGGCVPPAAVADERSQGNLMQTGAIAGYAVGGAVIVTGAVLAVLNQPKPYRIEPGQEAVTVQVTPLLGAGSGGAVATFRF